GCGGAGGACTTAAAGCGCCTCGCCAAGTTCTTCAAGGCTTCTCCGCTTATTGTTGGGCTAAGGAGCAAGAGCGGCGAGCTTGAAGAGGGTGTGGTGTACGAGCGCTTTGGAATTTATGCCCTCCGCCCCGAGACCCTCTACGATGCTCTCCTGAACAACGAACTGCCCGCTGTTTTCGCGGAGCGCGGTGGTCTGTACGTCAGGATAAACGGAGAGCTGTTGAGAGAACTCAGGGAAAAGCACGGCTATTCTGTAAATGAACTGGCACAGCTGCTCGGCGTGTCTAGAAAGAGCCTGCTCAACTACGAGCGCGGCGAACAGGCAGTTTCGCTTGATGTTGCCATCCAGCTTGAAGAGATATTTGATGAGGCCCTCGCGGAGCCGATAGACATCCTGAGGGCCAAAGTTGAAGCCGACCTCAACGTTAAGCCTGAAACGCCGCTCGAGCGCGAGGTCTTTGAGAGGCTCAAGAAACTCGGCCTGGGCCTTGTGAAGGTGAAGAAAGCGCCCTTCAACGCGATTTCAACTGAAGACGACATACGCCTTCTCACGGGTATAGATGAAAGGAAGACACGCTCCACCATAAAACGCGCCGAGATGGTGGCGGAGGTCGGCAGAATAGTTAACAGCGGGGGCGTTTTCATACTGGAGAAGACTAAGGCTGAAGTCGTTTCAGAAGTTCCGCTCATCCCCAAGGAGAGCCTTGAGGAAGTTAAAGACGCAGATGAGCTTATAGAACTCATCGACAAGCTGAAGAAGGAGATAAAGGAAAAGCTCTTCAGCTGAAGATAACCCTTCTCCAGACTTCCCTCAGTCTGTCCACGTACTTCTCGGGCGAAGCTATCATGACCGCCCACCTGGGAGTCTGCCTCCTCTTGAGTGCATTCGCCAGAGGCGTTACCTTCGTCAGGGGCTGAATTTCGCCGTTATCAAGGAGAACGTTTATCCCAGTTTCCTTGAGCCTCGGCTCGCTCAGCATGAGGTCTGCGATGCTGAACTCCAGGATAACCTCGCCCTCACTCGCTCCGACGGCATCCGCCAGGTTCCTTTCGATCTCCTGCCTCTTCTTGACGTTTCTGTAGGCGTTGAGAAGCTCCCGCTTCTCTTCAGTGCTAAGTTCCTCGGCCGTTATCAAAACGGCCGCCTTGTAGAGCTTTCTGTGGAGAACACGTTTTGTGAGCTCCGCAGGGAGGCCCTCAAGGTCTTCAAGTTCCACCAGAACCCTGCAGTCTGTCATCCGCCAGAAGTCCCATAAATGCCCCTCGTCGAGGGCGAACTCAAGGGCCCTCGTAAGCATTCCTTCCGCTATCTTAACCGTGTGGTGGAAGTAGACCCTTGAGTACATGAGCGCCCTGGCAACCATCATTCCCTCAACTGCCTCGATGCCTTTCTCGTCAACAACGAGCTGACCATCGTGAATCTTCATAACCTTGAGGAGTCTTTCCAGGTCTATTATACCGTGGGCGACGCCGGTGTAGTGGGCATCCCTTACCAGGTAGTCGAGCTGGTCAACATCGACGCCCCCGTGGAGCATCTGGCCGAGATAGGGCTTCTCAGAGCGGCCGAGAATTATGTCGGCGACGGCCTTTGGGTCTATCCCGTGTTTCTCAAGTATTTCGGGTATTCTCCCCCCATCTTCGTCGCCCGTTATGTTGATGTTGCCGAGGATTATGTCCTGACCGAGGCGCATGTGGTCGCGCTCCTTCACGTAGTGCTTGTAGATGCCCTCAAAGGTGTGGCTGAGCGGCCCGTGGCCGATGTCGTGGAGGAGCGCACCCACCTGAAGTAGTTCAGACTCCTCTTTTGGAAGACCAACTTCCTCAGAAAGGCGTTTGGCCAGGTGCCAGGCTCCGAGCGAGTGTTCAAAGCGCGAGTGATTGGCACCGGGATAAACGAGGTACGCAAGCCCGAGTTGCTTTATCTGCCTTAACCTCTGGAACTCTGGTGTTTTTACGAGGTCGAGGATGACTCCAGAGACCTTCATGCTACCATGAATACCGTCGTGGATGATTTTATAGCCGTCGTGTCCGTCACTCATTTTCATCACCGGCCGAAAATCTGTGAAACTCCTTAAATAATTTTTCGGCAATATGACGAAAAATATCCCGCTGATGGAAGCGATTGCAGACCATCAATTTATAAACCTGTCAGTGGAGAATAAAATGCCCCTGCGCGAGGACCCCGGGGAGAATGAACCGGGGGGCGATGCGGGGGCAACAGCCCGGCCTCAGCGAGGTCCCCGCGGGAGGGCCTTCCGCGTCCCGGAGCACGATGACCGCGGGAAACCCAGGCCGGGCACAGTTCTGGCCCGCCAGGGTTAGCCCGCCCAAGGGTGGCGTACGCCTTCGATGAGGGCGGGAGTTACCGGCGGGCCATATTCTCAATGAATTCTGGGTCATGGCGTAGAGAGTTACACTCTTTCCAGATTTTAAAGACCATCAGCAATAGTATGCAAATTATGAATAAAAAAGGTTATTAATGCTGAAGGCTAGGTATGAATATGAACCCAGAGAAAAAATCAAAAGAGATCGTATTAACTGAAGTCCCCTGGCTTGCCGAAGATTACCAAAGCTATCTAAGGAGAATACTTGAGGAAAAGGAAAGAGAACGGAAAGAAGTTATTAGGTGTTTAAAGGAATTAACAGCAAGTGCGCGGAAGATCCTGCCCAAGGAGCTCGTGGATATTATCCCTTTTTCTAGTGAGTGTATAAACGAATGAAAAATAG
This sequence is a window from Thermococcus kodakarensis KOD1. Protein-coding genes within it:
- a CDS encoding HD domain-containing protein, with translation MSDGHDGYKIIHDGIHGSMKVSGVILDLVKTPEFQRLRQIKQLGLAYLVYPGANHSRFEHSLGAWHLAKRLSEEVGLPKEESELLQVGALLHDIGHGPLSHTFEGIYKHYVKERDHMRLGQDIILGNINITGDEDGGRIPEILEKHGIDPKAVADIILGRSEKPYLGQMLHGGVDVDQLDYLVRDAHYTGVAHGIIDLERLLKVMKIHDGQLVVDEKGIEAVEGMMVARALMYSRVYFHHTVKIAEGMLTRALEFALDEGHLWDFWRMTDCRVLVELEDLEGLPAELTKRVLHRKLYKAAVLITAEELSTEEKRELLNAYRNVKKRQEIERNLADAVGASEGEVILEFSIADLMLSEPRLKETGINVLLDNGEIQPLTKVTPLANALKRRQTPRWAVMIASPEKYVDRLREVWRRVIFS
- a CDS encoding transcriptional regulator, with the protein product MERERLIKTVEAILRGAGYRVARLDLKGSCFDLVASRLFLLLFIKATVNIDTITEEQAEDLKRLAKFFKASPLIVGLRSKSGELEEGVVYERFGIYALRPETLYDALLNNELPAVFAERGGLYVRINGELLRELREKHGYSVNELAQLLGVSRKSLLNYERGEQAVSLDVAIQLEEIFDEALAEPIDILRAKVEADLNVKPETPLEREVFERLKKLGLGLVKVKKAPFNAISTEDDIRLLTGIDERKTRSTIKRAEMVAEVGRIVNSGGVFILEKTKAEVVSEVPLIPKESLEEVKDADELIELIDKLKKEIKEKLFS